CTCAGAGGTCAGATGGAGCGTTGACGTCCTCGCCGAGACCTGCGCGTCCGGCTCGCGATGCATGGCGAAAGAAGATTGACGGACCAGCGCGCAGAAGGGTGGGAGACATGATGGCGGCCTCGATCGTGAGCCCCACTAGCACGCCTATGGTCAGCCCGTTGATCCCGTACAAGCGTGCTCCAACAGCCGCGCCTACGAGCTCGAAGAGTGCCCCCGTTACAGCCACGAAACTGCCCTGTCGAAGACGGCCCTGCACCCTCATGACGGCAATGTAGTGGGTCTTGATGGCCATGGGTACGTAGGCGATGGTCAGCAATTGCAGAGATGCAGTACCGCTGGCTGAGTAGTCGGCGCCGAAAATCCGCAGTAGCTGAGGAGCGAGGATCGCCAAAACAGGCCCAGCGATGATTCCGAAGGCCAACGAGAGCCGAAAGCTAAACCTGAGCTTCTCCGCCAATTCGTCGAGGCGGCCCGCTCCGATGGCGAAGAGAGCCGTACTTAGATGGGTGGGTATGACATAAAGGAATCCCGCGATCATCCAAGCAATGAAGAAGGCCGCTCCAGCCGATGGTGAGATGACCGTCGTGGCCATGACGGGGAGGAGTAGTCGAGGGACCTGGCCTGCCAAGTTGAATGCGTTGTGAGCCGATGTTGCGCCTCTCAGCGAGCGCAGGGTGGCCCAATCCGGGCGCGCAACCAACGTGCGGAGTGTTGTCGCCGTGGGTAATGCGAGAACCGCGAATGAGACGGCCAGCCCTACTACCCATGCTGCAAGCACACCACCGGCGCTGTCTCGAGAAATCACAGGAAGCAGCGTATAGAGCAGCAGCCACTTGACGAGCGCGAAGACGCTGTTGCGCGCTAGCTGCAGGGGCCCGGCCCCTAGTCCAATCAAGGCCAAGTCAAGTACGAATGAAACACCGGTGAGTGCCGCGCCAAGCACGAACAGCACGTCAATCAAAACGTCCGTGACGTCGAAGGTTTTAAGGTGTCCGATATACATGACCAGGAGCACTACAATTGCAAGCATCGATGAAGCAACAGCAGTGGAGACGAGGGACGCCGAGACGAGGCCTGGTTGAGGACTCCTACCGCCGCGCAACTCACCGACGAGCATAGTCCCAAGACCAAGCATTCCAACTGTGCCGACGACCGTCATAACATTCACGGCTGCGGATCCGTAGCCCACGGCTGAGGGGGGCAGCCACAGCGCCGCTGTCCACCAAAACACCAGACCCAGTCCTGAGGTTACGACAGTCGTGCCAAGCAGAGCCCCAGCCGTGCGTAGGACGCCGCCATGGCGATGCCACGCCCCCTTGAGGGCGGACGTCATTGGACGTCCTCGGGGCAGGTTGCTTGCAGCAGTCGGTGCATCCGACGGAGCGCGGCGACGCATGAGGCTCGGCTCACCGGCCTTCCCCATTCACCTTCTCCGCAAAGATTGCGTAACTCTGGTCGGCCCGCTTCGCCATTTCCTCGCTCCGCACAATTCCACCGGCGCGTACGTCGACTGGAACTATAACTGCCCCTCGGATGGCGGACTCGAGGTTCGAACGCAGGGCAGCGCTCCGCAGATCGACAGTTTGGACGAGATCCCCGTACAGCGCCCTGAGCCCCGTGAACTTTTGGTCGTAGTAACCCGACGCCGACAGACCTATCACCGGCACTCCTTGCGCGAGAGCGAACACGGCTGCGTGATAACTGCCTGTGATGACGGAGCGACACCGGCCCGCTGCTCGCATGAGTCCCTCCGGAGAACTGATGGGCTCGGCTGTGAGGCGGGGGCCAGTGGAGCTCACGGGCACCGCAAGAGCTCTGACCGTCGCTTGCAAGTCAGCCTCCTGCGAATACTGCGACACTGGTAGAGCGAGCAGGTCCATGCCCAGGCTTCGGGCTGTGTCGGCCACCGTCTCACCGATGAGCGAAAGGAGGTCCTGGCCGACTTCGGAGTAGCCACTGACTCGAACGTTAACCCCGAGGAGGGCCTCGGGCACCGCTTGGCGGTTCTCTGAAACCACGTCGGTGAGCGTGTCATCACCTGTCACGGCCAGCCAGCCGCCGCCAAGGATCCGCGACGGTCCTGTATGACCGCTGATCAAATACCGATCCGGAGCCTCGCCCGAGAGCAGTCCTTCCTCCTTGAGGAATCGCAGCCCAGAGGGGCCCTCCCGCAAGGTTAAGACATCTAGGTTGCCGAGCACGGTCGCAGCTAGCCGACGGAGTGGTCGAATCGTAAGGGGTCCGATCCCCTGGCCGAACATCGCCGTAGGACAGCCAAGTCGCTGAGCGCGCCAGATTGTTGTCAGGACCCCCGCTCCGTGCCACCACAGCGGGTCGCACAGGTAGCCGCCGCCGGCTGCGACGACGAGGTCGGCCCTGCTGATTGCAGCGCGCAGTGATCGTCGACCCGGACGTGCATGGCTCTTTGAGCGCCTGATCGGCATGAGCGGTGCAGCTGACTTGTAGCCGTGCTCTGCTGCAAGAACCCATCGCCGACGCAGCGGTCGGATCAGTGGACGACTTACGAACTGCGTGAGGACGGGGAACGTGCCTGGGCAAAACCTCTGAAGTGAGTCAGCCGCATTGCACACAACCTCGATCTCTGCGTCCGGCCATTGGCGCCTCAGTTGACGGACGCATGACTGCAGCATCGCGATATCGCCGACGTTGAGCAGGTCGTACCCGCTCTGCTCGACAAGGATCCTCATGGCTCCTCGGGTCTGATCAGGTCGCTCTCGCGCTCGAGTCTCACTGTTGACTGCTGGACCTCCCGCGGAGCGTCGCCTTCTCGGTCGGACGCGGAGGTAGCGACAGTCCACTGATGAGAGTGAGGGGCTCCGCGAGAGCATGGCCGACGGCGAGGGGCGCCGCACGTCGGGGCGATGCGGAGCGAGGTCCCTCGCCACGAGTCAGCGGTCGATCTGACAGTACTGACAGCCATCAGACGGGGGCGAGGGATCGCAGTGATCGCCACGCACTACGGTGTGTCACACAGCGATTGCTGACGGTTATGTCACGGTCACTGACATGCATCGCCAACAGCTCGACGCAGCATCGGAGACCCGCTCATCTTCTGGTGCAGTAGCTCGCTGGTCCACAAGGTCGATACAGTGCTCCCAACCCAAGGAGGCAAGGACTGCTGCCGCACTGGGCGCCGGTGGCCGTCGCTCCCCGGAGCCGGGCCGACCACACCTGCGGTCGCATCGAGTCCTGTGCGGCATCGTCGGGACCGCCCTTGCCGCAGGCCTGACCCTTGGCCTGCCTCCCGCGACAGGAACGATTGCGTTAGACGACGGACGGCAGGCCGCTTTCAGCGACCTCAGTATTGCAGCCTCTCAGAGGAAGGGCCCTCGGCGCTCAAGCCCCGCCGCTCCAACCAACGCAAGTCCAGTAGCGACCGAAAGCTGGGCCAACCAACCGGCTGGCGCCCCCTCAACCCCCTCAATCCCCGCAACGTCCACGACGCCTAGCACTATCGTCCCCTCCAGCAGTGCGAGCGACATGAGCAACATCCCGGGACTGGGCTGGAGCAGCGGTGCCTACGTCCCAGGGTCGACCCCTAGCGGCTATGCCGCATTTGCTTCCTGGCGAGGACGGCTGCTCGACGTCGTCGTGGACTGGCCGGCCCGTCAGAGGTGGAGCGACATAGTCGACCCAGCATGGCTTTATCGCGCCTGGGCGGGCACCCAGTACACCAAGGTCTTCGGAGTCGCAATGATTCCGGAGAACGACGGCGCTAGCCTGGAATCCTGTGCGCAGGGCGAGTACGACGCGCGGTGGCGCCAGTTCGGCAGCAACATCGCGATGGCGGGTCTGGCAGCCAGCACCATAATCCGACTCGGTTGGGAGTTCAACACGGACAACTTTGTCTGGGCCGCCCGCGACCCAGACGCCTTCAGCGCGTGCTGGCGCAGGGTATTTACGGCCGCCGAGACAACCGCCCCCGAGCTGCGCTGGGACTGGACGGTCAACCGTGGCCCCAGTCAGGCGCTTTCCGACCCTCGGGCGGCTTACCCGGGAGATGCCTACGTCGACATCGTGGGTGTCGATACGTACGACATGTGGCCGGCAGTCATGACCGACTCAGATTGGGCTGTTCACTACAGCGGGCCTTACGGCCTACGGTTCTGGGCCGACTTCGCCGACTCTCACGGAAAGCCGTTGAGCGTACCGGAATGGGGTGTCATTTCTGGCACTCTAGAAGCCGGCCACAGTGGCGGGGACAATCCGCTTTTCGTGGAACGCATGTTTCAGTTCTTCCAATCGCTTGGACCCAATCTCGCCTATGAGGCCTACTTCAACGCAGAGGGATCGGGTTGCGGCTGCGCCTTAAATGACCCCACTAACAACCCGTTGGCGGCAGCGGCATACCGAAGTGCCTACGAGCCCGGGTGATTGAGCCATTCCCAATAGGGGGCCTGGAAGGTCGGGGAGGACACGCCGACGGTGGGGAGGTGACCAGGAGAAGCGCAGGACCCCGGTACGAGGGACGTCTTCTCACGGATCGTCTTCCCACCCGAGGTCCTGCTGTGTCCGATCCTGTCACCTACACCGCCGTGCTCCCGGTCGCCGAGGAGTCCGTGCACTTCGTGTCGAACCTGC
This region of Geodermatophilus bullaregiensis genomic DNA includes:
- a CDS encoding MATE family efflux transporter, which produces MTVVGTVGMLGLGTMLVGELRGGRSPQPGLVSASLVSTAVASSMLAIVVLLVMYIGHLKTFDVTDVLIDVLFVLGAALTGVSFVLDLALIGLGAGPLQLARNSVFALVKWLLLYTLLPVISRDSAGGVLAAWVVGLAVSFAVLALPTATTLRTLVARPDWATLRSLRGATSAHNAFNLAGQVPRLLLPVMATTVISPSAGAAFFIAWMIAGFLYVIPTHLSTALFAIGAGRLDELAEKLRFSFRLSLAFGIIAGPVLAILAPQLLRIFGADYSASGTASLQLLTIAYVPMAIKTHYIAVMRVQGRLRQGSFVAVTGALFELVGAAVGARLYGINGLTIGVLVGLTIEAAIMSPTLLRAGPSIFFRHASRAGRAGLGEDVNAPSDL
- a CDS encoding glycoside hydrolase family 26 protein; the encoded protein is MSNIPGLGWSSGAYVPGSTPSGYAAFASWRGRLLDVVVDWPARQRWSDIVDPAWLYRAWAGTQYTKVFGVAMIPENDGASLESCAQGEYDARWRQFGSNIAMAGLAASTIIRLGWEFNTDNFVWAARDPDAFSACWRRVFTAAETTAPELRWDWTVNRGPSQALSDPRAAYPGDAYVDIVGVDTYDMWPAVMTDSDWAVHYSGPYGLRFWADFADSHGKPLSVPEWGVISGTLEAGHSGGDNPLFVERMFQFFQSLGPNLAYEAYFNAEGSGCGCALNDPTNNPLAAAAYRSAYEPG
- a CDS encoding polysaccharide pyruvyl transferase family protein; this encodes MRILVEQSGYDLLNVGDIAMLQSCVRQLRRQWPDAEIEVVCNAADSLQRFCPGTFPVLTQFVSRPLIRPLRRRWVLAAEHGYKSAAPLMPIRRSKSHARPGRRSLRAAISRADLVVAAGGGYLCDPLWWHGAGVLTTIWRAQRLGCPTAMFGQGIGPLTIRPLRRLAATVLGNLDVLTLREGPSGLRFLKEEGLLSGEAPDRYLISGHTGPSRILGGGWLAVTGDDTLTDVVSENRQAVPEALLGVNVRVSGYSEVGQDLLSLIGETVADTARSLGMDLLALPVSQYSQEADLQATVRALAVPVSSTGPRLTAEPISSPEGLMRAAGRCRSVITGSYHAAVFALAQGVPVIGLSASGYYDQKFTGLRALYGDLVQTVDLRSAALRSNLESAIRGAVIVPVDVRAGGIVRSEEMAKRADQSYAIFAEKVNGEGR